CCTTTAAATTTAAGTTTTATATGTGTGACTGAATAAAAAACTTTGCCTAACATCGTATATAAAACATTTGGCAGTCAGTGGGTTATCGAGCGTTTCAGCCCGTATCAAAAGTACTTGTAACTTGACAGATAAGTGCTTCGAAATGCCAAACGTTTCATATACGTAACCGTTAGCTGCAAGCGTATTACGACACGACACAACAGAAAATGACCGTTAAACAGAGAAGAAAAAGTAAACCATTTTGACAGGTGACAGACAACATAAAGACCATACTTCAACAGGACATTTGAGCCGACACTCAAGCCGACCCAATGTTTTTTATTTTTTTTCCACCGCATATTTTTTAAAACCATTTTTGAAGGACAGCCACCGCACAGCAAGCACATTTGCATTTTTGCCAACGCACAAGCCGACCCCAAAAATGCAAAAGAGCTTGCTCTTGCCTACGCACCCAAGCCCACCCACCACCCTGACACAATACGAGTGGATTTCAAGAGAAAAACGGGTAGACAACGATATTAAATTTTAACTTTGACAATTGGAAAATTGAAGTAATAAATGACGACAAAAACAGAAACAAAACAGTTTCAATATGAAATACAAAGCTATCAGGAGGACTGTGTTACAAACATTACCAGTCTTTTTGAAAGCCTTCGCCAAAAAGTGAATTTTGGTGAGGTGCTGACAGCACACCACAAAAAGAATAAATATAACTTTCCGGTTCAAGACACTAAAAATATTGACATTATGATGGAAACGGGAACGGGGAAAACGTTCACGTTTATCAAAACGATTTTTGAACTGAGTAAGAATTTTGGCTACAAAAAATTTATCATTCTTATCCCTACTGTTCCTATTCGCGAGGGAACAAAAACAAACCTAGAGGATACCAAAGATTATTTTAAAAGCTTATACGCCAACGAAAAAGAAAAGGAAATTGAAACCTTTGTTTACGAAGGTGGAAATATTTCAGCCGTTAGACAATTTATTGGCACTTCGCATTTATCGGTTTTGGTAATGACACCAAGTTCATTCAGCCACAAAGACAATATCTTAAACCGACCATTAGAAAAAGACATTAACACGCCTGAATTATTTGTAAACAATCAAGAACCGCCAAAGTCATATTTGGAATGTTTGAAACGACTAAATCCAATCGTGATAATGGACGAACCTCACCGCTTTGAGGGAAACGCTTTTAAAACATATTTTGAAGGTTTTGAAAATTACTTTTTGCGTTTTGGTGCTACATTCCCAAAAAAGAAAGATAGTTTGCCTTTATCCAATGTAGCGTATGTGTTAGACAGCATTTCTTCGTTCCGACAAAGTTTGGTAAAGAAAATTGTGGTTTATACGCAAGACGTAGTTGAGAACACAGACACACTCATTGGCATTGAAAAAGTTGGAACAGTTAATAAAGCCTTTGTAAGCACTTTAACCAATGGAATTATTGCAAGACGGGAATTAGGCGTTGGGGCAGTTTTCAACGGTAAAAGCATAAAGAAAATAAACAAAGACACCATTGTTTTAGCGGACGACACCATTGAAAAAGTTGATTATTCTTTGTCGGACGAATCATTGCGGGCAATGATTAAAGAAACAATCAAAATTCATTTTGAGAAAGAAAAAGGTTTGTTTGAGCAAGGCGTAAAAGCACTCACTTTGTTTTTTATGGAAGCCGACACCAGTTTATTTCGTGGCGACAATCCAAAAATCAAAACCTTTTTTGAAGAAGAATACAAAAAGCAATACACCGAAATTGTAAGCAAACTTGACCAATCAAGCGACTATTATAAATTCTTGCAAAACGATTTTGACAGCGAAAATACTTTACAAGTTCACAAAGGATATTTTTCAGGCGACAAAGGAAACGCAGACGAAAAAGTAAAAGCAGGAGTTGACGAAATTCTGAAAGACAAAAAGAAATTGCTTTCGTTTGAAAGTCCTACCCGTTTCATTTTCTCCATTTGGGCATTGCAGGAAGGTTGGGACAATCCGAACGTGTTCACCATTTGCAAACTTTCCAATCAGGGAAGCGAAATATCAAAATTGCAACAGATTGGAAGAGGTTTACGCATTTGCGTAAATCAAAACTTACAGCGGAACACACTTAAAAATCTGAATGACGACCAAGAAACATTTTGGAAAATCAACAACCTTGATGTAGTTGTATCAAGCAAAGAACACGGCTTTGTTGAGGCAATTCAAAATGAAATTTTAAGCAACTCATTCTTGATTTCTGAAACATTCACAGAACAAGAACTCATTAAAACACTCAAAGAAAAATCAGGTTTTGACGATGATACAATTGTTACTTTGGTTGATGATGTGCTGAAGGACAAGAAAATGATTGTTCGCAAGGCAATTGTTGACGGACAAAAGATTTACGAAAAATCGCCTGAATTTTCAGCTTGTAATTAGCAAATTTACAATGTACAAAAAATGGCAATGTTGAGTGTACAACTTTTGGCAATATCCAATGTACAGGTTTAACATTACATTAACTATCTCTTTTTTATTGTATTCAACTGTTTTTTTATTCTTTCTCAAGGAAAGTTTTCCGGTTGTCCATACGGTAACCGTTTCCCTCGAACCTGATCACCTCGCAACGATATAGCAGTCGATCCAGGATGGCTGTGGCTAACACTTCATCATCCAGTGTCTCCGCCCACTGGCTGGGTGACTTGTTAGTGGTGATGATGATCGAGCACTGCTCATGCAGGTGATTGATCAGATTGAACAGAGCCACCGCTTCACTCTTTTGCACCGGGAACATCATGATGTCATCTATGGCAATCAGGTGTGCCTTGGTGTATCGCTTGTAGGTGCTCATTGCCGATGAGATGATTTCTTTCCTGTTGAGCACGCCTATCAGGTCAGCCATGGTGGTAAAATAGGCCCTATAACCTTTCTTGATGGCATCATTGACCAGTCCCCCGGCCAGGTATGTTTTGCCCGTACCGCTTGGACCCATCAGCACCAGGTTGTATAGCTGATCGACCCAGAGCAGCTCCCTGAGCTGTGTCATCTGCCTTATGCCGATGCTGCTCGAGGCCTTGTAATCGTACTCGTCAAGCTCGTGTGCACGTGGCAGACGGGCCAGTTTAGTCCTGCGCCGGTAATCATTCAGCTGTCGCTGCTCCAGCTCTTTTACAAGCATGTTCTCCAGGAAGTCCGCGTATCCCGGTGTATCTATGCTCGCCTGGTGAAGCATCGGCTGCAAGTTTTTGCTCAGGTATCCCAAACGAAGTATGCCGGCATATTGCTTCATGTTTTCTATCTGCTTCATAGCTCCATGATTTGATCGTACCGGTTTATCTTGCTTCTCTCGGGGATGTATGCATCCGTGTCATACTGACTTGTTTGAACACCGTCATGCAACACGCTTACAACAGGCAAGGGCTTCTTCTCCCGGCGTTTTAACTCCCGGTAATGTGATGCGGCTTCTTTCAGGTAAA
This portion of the Petrimonas sulfuriphila genome encodes:
- a CDS encoding DEAD/DEAH box helicase family protein — protein: MTTKTETKQFQYEIQSYQEDCVTNITSLFESLRQKVNFGEVLTAHHKKNKYNFPVQDTKNIDIMMETGTGKTFTFIKTIFELSKNFGYKKFIILIPTVPIREGTKTNLEDTKDYFKSLYANEKEKEIETFVYEGGNISAVRQFIGTSHLSVLVMTPSSFSHKDNILNRPLEKDINTPELFVNNQEPPKSYLECLKRLNPIVIMDEPHRFEGNAFKTYFEGFENYFLRFGATFPKKKDSLPLSNVAYVLDSISSFRQSLVKKIVVYTQDVVENTDTLIGIEKVGTVNKAFVSTLTNGIIARRELGVGAVFNGKSIKKINKDTIVLADDTIEKVDYSLSDESLRAMIKETIKIHFEKEKGLFEQGVKALTLFFMEADTSLFRGDNPKIKTFFEEEYKKQYTEIVSKLDQSSDYYKFLQNDFDSENTLQVHKGYFSGDKGNADEKVKAGVDEILKDKKKLLSFESPTRFIFSIWALQEGWDNPNVFTICKLSNQGSEISKLQQIGRGLRICVNQNLQRNTLKNLNDDQETFWKINNLDVVVSSKEHGFVEAIQNEILSNSFLISETFTEQELIKTLKEKSGFDDDTIVTLVDDVLKDKKMIVRKAIVDGQKIYEKSPEFSACN
- the istB gene encoding IS21-like element helper ATPase IstB; the encoded protein is MKQIENMKQYAGILRLGYLSKNLQPMLHQASIDTPGYADFLENMLVKELEQRQLNDYRRRTKLARLPRAHELDEYDYKASSSIGIRQMTQLRELLWVDQLYNLVLMGPSGTGKTYLAGGLVNDAIKKGYRAYFTTMADLIGVLNRKEIISSAMSTYKRYTKAHLIAIDDIMMFPVQKSEAVALFNLINHLHEQCSIIITTNKSPSQWAETLDDEVLATAILDRLLYRCEVIRFEGNGYRMDNRKTFLEKE